The Vigna angularis cultivar LongXiaoDou No.4 chromosome 6, ASM1680809v1, whole genome shotgun sequence genome contains the following window.
ctttatatcaccaaaatgctactgtaaaaatcttggtgcaagaaatttttcattttggtggggtTTGAAGcaagccaagtttggtggtggaagttggctaagttggtgcgtggtgccaagttttgggaaattttgaaagtgttggtttttggggtttgatagtttgaatgccctctttatatccccaaaatgctactgtaaaaatcttggtgcaagaaatttttcattttggtggggtttgaagctagccaagtttggtggtggaagttggctaagttggtgcttggtgccaagttttggaaaattttgaaagtgttggtttctGGGgattgatggttggaatgccctctttatatcaccaaattgctactgtaaaaatcttggtgcaagaaatttttcattttggtggggtttgaagctagccaagtttggtggtggaagttggctaagttggtgcttggtgccttgttttggaaaattttgaaagtggtggtttttggggtttgatggttggaatgccctctttatatcaccaaaatgctactgtaaaaatctaggtgcaagaaatttttcaatttggtgggttttgaagctagccatgTTTGGTGGTGGAAGTTGGTTGTGTTGGTGCTTGGTACCaggttttggaaaattttgaaagtgttggttttaggggtttgatggttggaatgacctctttatatcaccaaaatgctgctgtaaaaatcttggtgcaagaaaattttcattttggtgggttttgaagctagccaagtttggtggtggaaGTTGGCTATATTGGTGCTTGGtaccaagttttgggaaattttgaaagtgttgctttttggggtttgatggttggattgccctctttatatcacccaaatactactgtaaaaatcttggtgcaagaaatttttcattttggtgggttttgaagctagccaagtttggtggtggaagttggctaagttggtgcttggtgccaaattttgggaaattttgaaagtgttggtttttggggtttgatggtttgaatgccctctttatatcccCAAAATCCTactgtaaaaatattggtgcaagaattttttcattttggtggggtttgaagctagccaagtttggtggtggaagtaggctaagttggtgcttggggccaggttttggaaaattttgaaagtgttggtttttggggtttgatggttggaatgccctctttatatcaccaaaatgctactgtaaaaatcttggtgcaagaaatttttcaatttggtgggttttgaagctagccaagtttggtggtcaaacttggctaagttggtgcttggagccatgttttgggaaattttgaaagtcttggttttgggggtttgttggttggaatgccctctttatatgaCCAAAATGCTATTGtgaaaatcttggtgcaagaaattttacattttggtgggttttgaagctagccatgTTTGGTGGTCGAAGTTGGCTATGTTGGTTCTTGGTGCCaggttttgggaaattttgaaagtgctGGTTTTAGGGgtgtgatggttggaatgccctctgtatatcaccaaaatgctactgtaaaaaacttggtgcaagaaaattttcattttggtgggttttgaagctagccatgtttggtggtggaagttggctatgttggtgcttggtgccaggttttgggaaattttgaaagtgttggttttttggatttgatggttggaatgccctctttatatcaccgaaatcctactgtaaaaatcttggtgcaagaaatttttcaatttggtgggttttgaagctagccaagtttggtggtggaagttggctatgttggtgcttggtgccagattttgggaaattttgaaagtgttggtttttggggtttgatggttggaatgccctctttatatcacaaaaatgctactgtaaaaatctttgtgcaagaaatttttcattttggtgggttttgaagctagacAAGTTTGGCGGTGGAAGTTGGCTATGTTGgttcttggtgccaagtttagggaaattttaaaagtgttggtttttggggtttgatggttggaatgccctctttatatttCCAAAATGCTACTgaaaaaatcttggtgcaagaaatttttcattttggtgggttttgaagctagccaagtttggtggtgaaacttggctaagttggtgcttggtgccaagttttgggaaattttgaaagtgttggttttgggggtttgatggttggaatgccctctttatatcatcaaaatgctactgtaaaaatcttgatgcaagaaatttttcattttggtgggttttgaagctagccaagtttggtggtgaaagttggttaagttggtgcttggtgccaagttttgggaaattttgaaagtgttggttttgggggtttgatggttggaatgccctctttatattaccaaaatgctactgaaaaaatcttggtgcaagaaatttttcattttggtgggttttgaagctagccatgtttggtggtgaaacttggctaagttggtgcttggcgcaagttttttgaaattttgaaagtcttggttttgggggtttgatggttggaatgccctctttatatcaccaaaatgctactgtaaaaatcttggtgcaagaaatttttcatttttgtaggttttgaagctagccaagtttggtggtgaaagttggctaagttggtgcttggtgccatgttttgggaaattctgaaagtgttggtttttggggtttgatggttggaatgccctctctatatcaccaaaatgctactgtaaaaatattggtacaagaaatttttatttttgtgggttttgaagctagccaagtttggtggtggaagttgctaagttggtgcttggtgccaagttttgggaaattttgaaagtgttggttttgggggtttgatggtttgaatgccctctttatatcatcaaaatgctactgtaaaaatcttggtgcaagaaatttttcattttggtgacttttgaagctagccaagtttggtggtgaaacttggctaagttggtgcttggtgccaagttttggaaaattttgaaagtgttgcttttgggggtttgatggttggaatgccctctttatatcatcaaaatgctactgtaaaaatcttggtgcaagaaatttttcattttggtgggttttgaagctagccaagtttggtggtgaaagttggctaagttggtgcttggtgccaagttttgggaaagtttgaaagtgttggttttgggggtttgatggttggaatgccctctttatatcatcaaaatgctactgtaaaaatcttgatgcaagaaattttcattttggtgggttttaaaggtagccaagtttggtggtgaaagttggttAAGTttgtgcttggtgccaagttttgggaaattttgaaagtgttggttttgggggtttgatggttgggatgccctctttatatcatcaaaatgctactgtaaaaatcttggtgcaagaaatttttcattttggtgggttttgaagctagccaagtttggtggtgaaacttggctaagttggtgcttgcactagtacaaaaatggttttttatacctattaaaaaaggctttttatacctattttttgGTAGGTATAGAAACAAGGGGTATAGAAAGTTTAAGatcttttatacctattattgAATCGGTGTAGAATGTTTTACTTTCCATACCTGTCTTATTCATAATAGgtataaaacttttatatttacaccaagtaaaaaaatttctttttatacctACTAGTGCTATAATAGGTGTAAAAAAAACAAGACTTTTTATACCTGATGTGGCTTTGACCGGTGTAAAAAGTgacgttttttttaaaaatatttattttgtatgaaCTACTATCCATATTCAGACCTGCATAAGATTCAATCCCAAAATacagtttaaataatcaataacaagtaaaataatcaatattgttttcattaacacatcaaaatgtaatatttacctaacaaagtTCCTAGCTATATTTACCTAACATGGTTACTTAACATATTACACATATAATAGTtcctaaactcaaaatgtaatattgaagCATCCAATCATTTACAAATGGTTAAAAGAAATGCAGCCCATTGCTCCCGAACATCCTTTATGACTTGTTGTTCCATTGGAGACGtgtcatcaaatatctacacaatgaatagtttgagtaaagttataatattaatggcttaaaatcttagttataaaatgttcaCGTTACCAATTTCCATGAGTCAACGACATTTGCGGATATAATTTTCTGCATGTGTCTCATGACATAATATCCGCACTCAAAGCTTCCCAGTTGACGTGAGCActacaagttaaatttataaagtatcataaaatttataattgtatttatagtttgaaaGATTAACTACTTACAGTTGGTGCAATGAACTGCAACTTCTTTCTAGAGACGATATGTGTTCCCTGCAACTTTGAATATGCCTCAACCACTCTATAAAGTTAAATGTATATTGAAATGAGTCTTAAGGAACTTAGTAAAGTCAGATATGTCTAcactacaaataaattattaaaaacttacaatATTAGTGTATTTTTAATTGTCAAAGTGTGAGGTTTTTTGTGCAATGAACATAAGAGAACTACAAGAAATTGTTGAGGAAGAATTAGTAACAATTGCCAGTGACCCCTGTAGATTCAAACAATAATAgtgttaaataacatttacgtaaataaaattttattaataaaaattatatacttacTGTTGCAAATAAGGTGCTAAGTACACTTGCTTTTTTCCGTTTACAAAAGCTTGTAAGAGGTAGTTTTggacctcttcacctttattccCAACTCCTTGAATGGCAACAGGGTCAATAAAACCATAAATGTGatcattcttcttttcaatgGTCAACCGATGTAAATACcttaaacattgaaaatgaataatgttagaatgaaatattgaatatatttaaacttcataaatatagaaatttacttacaacaaccaAAGTTGTAGTATTGATATACATAACATATCAGTGCCAGagagaatttcaaaaatatccttCTGACATATGAAGAAAGAGAGCGAAGATGTCCTGTTTGTGACTTCAGGAGGCATTTGTAACTCTATAGGAGAAAGGGAGATCTTCACTGCTAACACACCAAGTTGTTCTAGAATTATTTGTTGTGACGGCTGCGACTGTTGTTGCAGTGATTCATTCATATCTTCTTGTCCTTGTGCTTCAACCtggtatacatatttaaaaacttacaaaatattaatattactaataaaaacaacaaagtgcctaattaaaacaattacctTCTTTACAATTGCTCTTGACAATCTAAGGGGCCAAAGGATAAAATTTCCAGGGGCCTGTCCCACTGTCTGAACATCCTCAGTGGGCACAGGGACTCGAGCTGTAGCATCTCGTACGTCTACAACCACCACTCTCATCATATCAGTTGTAATGGTTTCATGGTGCATGGTTGACCCCAATGTATACATTTTACCTAAGTTatccaaataatatttgtaaaatatatcaaagaataTGATTCAACAAACAAGTACATGTAGacaatataataagataaattaccTAAGGCCACCAAGCACTGTAGGGCATCATCACTAAACAACTCGTAGTCTGCATCAATAGTGGGAGAAGCGTTTTGAGGAGAAACATCACAACTCTCCTTTGTGCTTATACAAAGATGAGAAGGTTGAGGGAAATTCCTAGGTTGGCTTGAGGAGGAGGCGAATTCTGCTCGCACATCTGCTAACAATTGTGCCCGCATATTAGAGTACTCCTTCTTCAACTGTGCTCTCATATCACCGTACTCTTTCTTCATCTCGTTGATCTCCTCCCTCATCTCCTGTCTAATTTCTTCTCTTATACCCTTGAGGACTTCCTCACTGACATGGGCTTTACTATGATGACTTGTTGGAGGACCGAAGAATTGACGGATGCCAATAAATTTACCAACACCTCGAACACGTCCAGAATGCTCTGGACGACCAATGGCAACTGCCAATATGTCCTCACGGCCCTCGGGAGTGAATGTACCTTGTGTGCTTTGCTCGACCAACTCATCCTACAaccaaatatttaaagttaagtTAATCACATATGGGAGATcatatgatattattatatgGACTTACAATGCGCTTAGCTATGCTCGCGGTTTCCTCAGATGTGTACTCCCCAGATGGTCTTTGACGAGCTCTCTTCCATGTAACATGGCGTGGAAGACGAGTTATGGCACTCGTATCGGAGGCCCCAATAGGATTAGAGGTAGATGCCTCTTTCATCATCTTCTGCTCCAATTTCTCATAACCCCCACGAGACAATATATGAGGGTGGACATTTTTCTTTGCGATCTCTTGTGCAGCTCTCCTCTTAGCCTAgtgtatatataattaattatgttagaAATATGTTAACATAAATAGTTAAACTatgatataaaatgaatttaccTGAAAGGCAGGATCTAATCGCTTCAACTTAAAGGCTTGCCATGTTTCCTCATCAAGAAATTGATACTTTTCACAAGGGCTTTTATCAGTTTTGGAACCATAAATATAATGACTTGTAAGCATAGTCTTGAAATTCTTCCATCTTTCCCCGACATATGAAATCCATTTCGTCCTCAATAGATTAGTGTTTGGGACGTCATATGTGACCTGTGCAATAAGAATGAATGACATGTTAAATATGAGTTATACATGTTAATGACACATTATATCAAAGTTAAGATTTCATACCAAGATGCTCTGCCATATCTGGTTCTTCACATTCTCTGGAACATGATCCCAATCATCACAAAGAATGGATGCCTTACTTCTACCGAGCAAGGCCACA
Protein-coding sequences here:
- the LOC128197373 gene encoding uncharacterized protein LOC128197373, with protein sequence MSSDAPSGDLLPSQGADDIHTPTRKKGRSGTRLRELVATRNADHRLPIRFDMQTCKPLGENSTKFISYVALLGRSKASILCDDWDHVPENVKNQIWQSILVTYDVPNTNLLRTKWISYVGERWKNFKTMLTSHYIYGSKTDKSPCEKYQFLDEETWQAFKLKRLDPAFQAKRRAAQEIAKKNVHPHILSRGGYEKLEQKMMKEASTSNPIGASDTSAITRLPRHVTWKRARQRPSGEYTSEETASIAKRIDELVEQSTQGTFTPEGREDILAVAIGRPEHSGRVRGVGKFIGIRQFFGPPTSHHSKAHVSEEVLKGIREEIRQEMREEINEMKKEYGDMRAQLKKEYSNMRAQLLADVRAEFASSSSQPRNFPQPSHLCISTKESCDVSPQNASPTIDADYELFSDDALQCLVALGKMYTLGSTMHHETITTDMMRVVVVDVRDATARVPVPTEDVQTVGQAPGNFILWPLRLSRAIVKKVEAQGQEDMNESLQQQSQPSQQIILEQLGVLAVKISLSPIELQMPPEVTNRTSSLSFFICQKDIFEILSGTDMLCISILQLWLLYLHRLTIEKKNDHIYGFIDPVAIQGVGNKGEEVQNYLLQAFVNGKKQVYLAPYLQQGHWQLLLILPQQFLVVLLCSLHKKPHTLTIKNTLILVVEAYSKLQGTHIVSRKKLQFIAPTCSRQLGSFECGYYVMRHMQKIISANVVDSWKLIFDDTSPMEQQVIKDVREQWAAFLLTICK